GAAACTAGCGTTGTTTcgaaaaaattaacaatcacaTGGGCAAGGGACTGGAACAAGAaggattaaattattatttccgCAAATTAGATTCATCAATTAGAATATGGGTCCTAAACGCATGTGCTCCCCCACCCtcttaatgaaaaagaaaaagaaaaatagtaatgaaaaaatagaagaaatgaaaTGCCCAAGCTCCCATTAACAAAAAATCCAGCTTACCCTGCAGGGTGTGAAGGTATATAAGCAGAAGGTGCTATTCGGCATCTGATTCTTAAGCTGTCCGCATCAAAAACTCCAACAGCACCATCACAAAAACCCGTATAAACCAAGAAACCATCACTTGAATATATTGCACTTGAAATGGGAGCCGCAAGGGTGTCTTTAGGAGACCACTACAAGATCATACAttagtgaaaaaataattgagacaTCAATAATAAACTGCAAGACTAACCATGTTACATGTATTTGATCATCACCTTTTAAGGGTACTGATTACGGAATAACAGAATAGATTCATTACTGCAAACTATCAACTTCCAATCTTTTAAGAAACCTGTAAATGACTCAATGTTTGTCTCGTTCATGACTATAGCGAACATAATAAAGAACGTCTATCCCCAAAGTTGGCAATTTTGACATGAATGTCCAATTCTTGCGCAGACATAAACTAAAAGTCAGGACTTGCAGTCAAAATCAGATTGACACTtgtaaaaagttaattaaacaaCGCACAAAATCCAGGTTCTCTAAATCTGACCATAAAAGATATTGACAAGTAATCCCTCCTTCACATCTAATCTACCATGTCCAGTATTCCTTTTTGTTCGTTGCTGAAATGCAATTGCTCACACAATACATGCTCACAAGAGAATAAAATGCAATAGCTTCATTAACAAGAAATAGCATACAATGAGTTGACTTGAAAATGACCAACTAAAGGACTTTAAATAGACCCTTGTATCCTTACAAGTCTGACACACATTCGTAGTGCTaacagaaatcaaaagaaaatgctGATCATGCTCTAACTAACTAGTGGGATAGCTGGCACACAATTGAATTAACTTCCATAAAGTATCAAGTATCAAGAATATGGTTGTGTGATGAATTTACAAAAGTACAGCAATTTGTTCAATATCTGGGACCAGGGTTAAAACATGaagttcatttttttgtttttcagaggGTTGAGGGGAGAAGGGTGgtagggctttttttttttttacttagtttaATATGTATTTGAAATTGTCCCCTAACCTTGAGACTACAGTTGATGGTAGAAGTTGATacgaataataaaataaacaaaccaCCTGATTTTATAAATAGGGTACTGACAGAATTTCCTTAGATAGCTATTTATGGACTATCAAAGGCAACTAGGTTTCTAAAGTGGTGGTGCTTATTCCTGTCTTGCCTTCTTTTCTCATTTGACCAATGATCCAACTTCAGATTGGGttttgttcattaaaaaaaaatactttggtGATAAAAGATATATGATGGAAAACTTACTGAGCGCGAACATTCAAGTTTGCTGTCATAGATGGCAATTTGGCTTTCATGGACAACCAACAGATGTGCTTGGTCATTATGAAATTGGACTCTAGTTTCGCCTACCAAAGGGGATTGACGACTAGGTGGTGCTTGAATGaacctcattttctttttctcccatCCATCAATGCTCCAGACACACAACTGCAACTCAACCCATCAAAGGCAGTATTGATACATAATACATCACATGGAAAAGCTTCAATAAGAACTTCTATTGACAAGAAAAGTGCAAAATGGCTTAAAATCAATATGAGATGACTTTATGAATCCATATTCCAGTTTAGAGTGAGCATCTGCCATATACATCCAATACTTCTATGGAACCAGTGccagtaaattataatttatctaaCAGTTGCATTGGTTTGTGAAATAGCGAACAATGAATAATGTGATCGCCATGAAAACTTTCCATAAAAGTTTTTGCAAGGTCCATTTCAGGACCATTCTGAATTATCAGAAAGAACATCAATAATGTTGTGACGATGGAAAAGTAGGGAAAAATAAAGGACCAAGTAAGTTAGGGCAGTGGGGGGTATAATCCAATGAGGACCTCCTAAAAACATCACAAAGAAAGTGAATTGCAAAGCTGCAAAAGGACAAAGTAGCACATTGCCGGTGCATTAAGTGATCCGACTTGACATTCTTCAAGTGTCAGGCCATGAAGGCATCATACAACACACCATGTTTTTGTGTAAATGGCAGCGTAAGGACCTTAAAAAAACTCTCTTAACATCTGATATTCTAGATATAAGGCCCTGTATTTGTAAAGTTCAGtgaaaaaggattttttttaagagatgcAACATTgatttgagagaaaaagaaaactcaataACGAAACTTCAAAGAGGAAACTTATAACTTAAAGCAAGTTGGAAAGTTCAAGGAAGAAAAACCAAAAGCTTTACAGAGTTTATGGACAAGGAAAGAGCAACAGGCTTGAGATCTTTCAAGGTTATTTATCAGACATGTTAACATACTTAGCAGAATGGGAGAGTGAGTTCCATAGGACAAACTATCCAATTTTTCCTGCTTCAAGCATAAGCTTTCACAGACTCTCCTCAGGATAACATCAAATAACCCAACCCATAAAGATAGCAACGTTATTCAAATGATCCTATTAATCACTGACCTGTGCATCAGCCCCAGAAGACACCAGCACATTTAAACTCTGTGAAAAAGCAAGTCCTGTTATTCGATTCTGGTGGCCCTTGAGTTTAGTTTTGACCTGCAGTCAATTTCAAAAGTCAACTTCGCACCCATAACTAGATGCCTTAAGGAAAACCTTAAGATCGATAAGGGGTAGATACTGCAATAACTTCAACAGTACATATCACATGTTCTTAATTTCCAGAATTCAAGAACAGAACAGAATTCCTCATTATCGTGTTATGGAGCTTTGTTTGATTTACTATCAATGTGAGGTGACAGgaatcaaatcaaaaaaatataaataatccaaaaggcaGAATCTACAATCATTTGGTAGTAGTATgtgatagttttatttttaaggaatcTTTTCATAAGCATAGATAATTGTGTCCAATTTTTTCTCAGAACTTCCAAATCACAAGGAAGCTAGTTAGGCTGAAAGAATGAGCAAGCATTAGCAAAATCAAAAGACCAGCGCACCCACACACACATGGATGCACGCACATAGAGATCACCTCATCAACTCTGACATTATATATTTGCACAGTAGAATCCTCCATGCCAATTGCAATAATGTTATTATCTTGAGGATGGAATGCTAAAAAAGTGGCTGCAGGAGGTGGGGACATAAATGTTGTCATGACCTAAGAAGAAAGCTCAAGAGTTTTATTAAGTCATGCCAAACCAAAGtgccaaattaaaaattaaaaatagaaacaaatataataaactttaaatcaGAAATCAATTAAGTGCTGTAACAATAGACCTTGAATGTCATCATGTTGAACAAAGAGACCTTCCCACCAGAGGCAGACATGACATAAGAATCATTTTTGGATAGTGCAATGCATGCAGCAGATTCTTCAGCTGGTTTGCTCTCATTTATATCATTAGTCATGGGAGTTCCACTAGGAGGCTGCCACAACTGTGGTGCATTTGATGCAGTAGCCTACAAGATTTCACGCCGAAaatgaaacacaaaaaacagTCAAAAGAGGCAGAGATTTCACCATTTAAAGACATGAGCCAGACCTTTCCTGTCAGATTTCTTTCACTGCGCTGCCATTTCCACAGCTTGTGGACAGCATTAGAGGCAAGGGCCAATAGAGCCAGCCCTGAGTTAGTATAAATCAGCCGCACAACCTGGAATTACTGACCTGTTATCCTCGATTATTACAGCAAGAGACAGCTATATAAAGCATAACATCATGTATACCCATGTAATAGGAAAAAAACTTCATTGATAGGAAGAAACAGAAATGTGCAATAGAAGTATGAGATATCCTAATCAAAAAGcagtaaaaaaagaatgaaactgAACAATATTCCTTTCAAGTCTGCACATCTGTGAACGAGACACCTCTGAAACATCTGAGGCGGAGCACTAAAGTGAAGCTAGGAAAATCAGCCTATCCCATATCAAATGAAAATACAATCATTCATCATGGAAAATTATAGAGTTTCAATTGTTCCAGACGCACTAAATTACAGAAAATTTGGCACATTGCCATAAAAATTTGCTACCACTtcttaaaacccaaaaacatatCAAAGAAATTCCTCCAAACTAAAAGGACAGACCAAGTTTCTCCGAACACAGAAAAGGTTACACCACAATCCAAGTTACTAGGCAATGCAAAAATAAGTGATTGGGAGTTTCACCACTACTGGCACCCATAGAAAACACTTCAGGAGACAATGCTTTGGGAGGGTCTTCTTATCTGAAACATGTTGtcagtattaattttttttaatgattgacAACCAAAACAAGCTTTTAATGCTATGGGAACCTTATCTTTGCAGAAAAAGTTTGCTAGGGAGAATTGAGGGAACTTGGAGAGTAGTAGCCATGTGCGCTCACATGAATGTCCAAATTAGTTACAAATATAAGGAAAGCTTATTACAATGCATCACAAAACATGCACAATTAGGCATGAGTGTTGCGTATATTGTGTCCCCATCTCCCACTCCCACTCCCTCTGACTACTAACTATCAGCTGACTATATTGGTTTGACCCAAAAATACCACCACCATTTGCAACACAAGTGCTCTGCTTCTCCTCTAGTAGTAAGTAAGAGGGTAACAGGTTCAGCTTGCTAGAGGAGGATTTTGACAACGGGAAGGGGTCAACGCATATTGTATAGATCACCATTACCATTTACCAAAAACAAAGCAAGCAATAGATGGAATCACAAGGttaagaaatttattcaatattgCTCTTATTTATTGGAAAGAAAATCTCTCCAAACATGGCAAGAATGCTTAACAAGAAGTAACCAATTGTTTGGAACACAAATACCAACTCCCAGTCTTCTATTTTGACCCTTCCAAAGTTGTTAATCCAATTTCTCTATTGCATTCAGCTAATCAGCTTTAAATAATCATGCACAACAATATATTGCTTGTGCATGAACTCAGGCAAATGTGCATGCCTataccaaaaaaagaaacattggCAACCAAATTTCAACtgcattatttttcatgtctacAGTTCTAGTAGCTGCAGCTTTATCAGTTgtctttttggttttatattagAGCACCTGTCCTATTGTTAGAGCAACAAATTGAGAATTGAGAAAAGAATTTTTCATGTCTACAGTTCTAGTAGCTGCAGCTTTTCTTCTCTCCTACGTCCTTTCTTCTCCTCCAAATTTCTGCCTGCATCGAATTTAGTTTCCCTCAAGAATAAGTCAATTGTTTACAATGACATCAGGAGGTATTAACATATAATACACTCACATTGTTCCTGTACTTCAactgcattatttatttattctttcattttagaatataaaaagGATTTGCATTTAAAGAGTTAACACTCTCTTCAAGAAAGTACAGTTCTCAGCACCAACTttggaaaacataaaaaatttggtttaggAGGAAGAATGCCTTCCCACCACCAAATAGAGAAGTTCATTTTTCGTGCGTAATGTAGAGCCAAAAATCATATTGCTGGAAAAAGATTTGGGATTCTGTTGTGAGAAATGATCCACTTCTATTAATAGTttcaagaaaacagaaaaactGTAGAAAGGAGTTTACTTTTCAAAAGTAAAactattttcttcaaaatgcaagttttctctatttttttccctcCCCCATTTGCTAGTAAACCAGAAAACTACTTAAGTTGTTTTCCAAATTCCACGCTTTAGAAAACAACAGTTGAGTTCTGTTTCTTAATCTCCCTGTCCTTTACTTAAAAGGCTCTGGTTCCATATTTTGGAAAACTAATGGTATTAAACATGTTGTATTAGTTTAATATGgataaatatttctaaaatagaGATGAAAAATAAACAGCTATTTTTGAAACATACCTACAGTTCTTCATTGATCAATTGTAAAAATATTGCATGTTCTACAGGGTACTAGctattattctttcaattttttttagactgAAAATTATATGCTACCCTAGCCACCCCTACCCACTTCATATAGAAGCAAATTTCACGAGCTCCCTGATTTTGCAGCAATCCTCTCCTTCGCAGATGAATTACCGGTGATGTTTCTCTCAAATAGGAAATATTTATGCAGTGGAGTTGCACCACAGCCAATGTACTCAAGCTAAACAGGAAGCAGCAATACCATGCAAAATAGCAGTCCAAAAACCATATAATTCTGAAAGCAATATGGGAATAACAGCTTCAATGATAAAGCAAACACGATGCCGACCACACACACTAAACCATACAAATAAGAGGCAGAAGTCCAGAATGATAAGCCAAAAGAATCTAAGAACccatgtaattaaaaatatctgcTACAACTGGCAAAGTTGCAcatggaagaaaaacaaaatgccatgatacatgcatgcatacataGGTATACATAAATGTGTGTGATTGTGTGTGAACATCTTTTCCCAATTTAAAACTAGTTTGCAGTAAGAAATAAGTTATCAATCATATTGTTTAACTACCTACCTTGCCAGCTACTATGGAGTCAGGCAACCGCAAAGCTTTTAGCTGAGATGAATCTACAATATCACTCTTCCAGCTTTTCAATTTGTCTGTATCATCTGAAATCCTTGGTTTAACATCAACAAGCCTACTGTTGTCCATGGTACCCTGTCatgttaaacaaaataaaattagagacCAGGTAGCACTAACAGCATGGAACTGAAAATTGCTTAACTTACAAGATTGCCAATAGAAACTGCAGGCTGGATTCTATCTGAGCGTTCCAGTGATGATGCGAGGCCAGAAGAAACATTTGCCACAGAGCCTAGTGCGTTAACAATCAGTGGCTACAATAAAAGGTATAAGAAACCTCATTAGCACCGCAAACATGCCACCTGGCAAAGTAAGTATCCAATGCAATGATATAGGAGTatagaacaaaaacaatacaCGGGCATGCTGTGGTTTTCAACTCCAAAAGCCatttctcaaaataataataataagccaCCATCCTCTGTCAAAACAGAAAATTAGGACTTAGCAAGGGATGCTATCATTTGAAAACTCTATGATCACCAGAAGGCATCATATTTATAAGGTTTTCCTTTGTTAAGCGTCATAACACTGAAATTTAAGCATGAAATTCTCCTTCCCTTCAACCAGTAAACACATTATTGAACTAATATCATGGTTTTCTTGATCCCCAGGCTCTGATTTAACAAGTTATCAGGAACATAACATTTCCTGCTgcaatcttattttattttaaagcacTTTTAGAAAAGTGTCCTTTCCTTTAAGCTACCATTCTTCCAACACAAGATCAAAGCACAAATGATCCATCACCTTTGAAGAACTATACCATTATCAAACAGTCATTTGTATCTAAGTTATTAGGTTCGCTAATCCAATTTTACTTTAGCATCTAGCACTTGAGCTTTGAATCTTTTCTCTGGAAACAAATTGCAAGAATTGAACGAAACGgtgtaaaaagaaaatgtgtCGGATGCATCGAGATATTGAACACTTAATATTGATAAATGTGGAACACTTAGAATTAATTGATAACAAcatttcatcaaaatcaaatggaGCCTGCcctatttaaaagaaaattcatgatACTCTGGTATAAGGGAATCTAAGGTCCACTGGTAAAAGCACCAAACAGATCTATACAAGTTCATGCACATGACAACCTCACTAATTTCACCCTGCTGACCAAACTTCTGCTCACTAAAGAAATATTAATGCCTTGGCCTTTACAAAGGGTAGTTTTTTTAACCTGATGTCTTTAAGCAGGTTCTCCTTGCATGTGAACAAGTCAAGGATTCTCTTAGTAACTTCTCTTTTTATGATAACAATCTTATTTCTTACCTCAACACAGCATATTGTACAGACCTTACACagggtaaaaataaatagatcaaACCAAAACGTATAACTACCTTAGAGTTGATTGGTTCTGACGGGCTTCGACTTTTATCAATAGCCCTGCTCTCCAACATCCTTATCAAGCGCAATCCATCACTACTGGCTAGAATTTTAATACCATTGTCACTAGTTGTGACTGCCAACAATGAACCTTCCTTGTTAAATCTCAGTCTAGGACTAGCCTGCAAAGAAAACTAACAATGAACTGCAAAACCTTACATTTATACCCctaaaacaattagaaaaggaATGCAGACTAATACTAACAGGCAACCCCCCATCTGCATCAACAGCTGTCAACATGTTTGTATTATCCATATCccaaaacttaatttgaaaCTCATCACCAGCAGCTAAGAAGTGGCTCCTTGTTGTGTCAAACTGAACAACATCTAAAGAACGCTTCCTGAAACCCAAATATGTTCGTTTGATAGATCCTTCACTCTCATTCCACTCAACTAGGTGAGATTCACCTTCTTTACTTGTTCCACAAGAGAAGAGCCTGCAAAAATGGAACAGCAATACATCACCCATACCATTTTGAATGCTTATATTCATGTATTCACACCTTGTAAGGGATAATACAAGTGGGCATTGAAGGAAAAGATAGTGCCCAAAGCAGGGTTTATGTCAAGCCCAGGACAGTAATCTCTCCCAAAAATAGTCTACTGAAAAACTACTTGAGCTAAAACAAAGGAGGTTAGAGGAAACCTAAACATCACGGACACAtggaatacaaaaaaaaaaaatgactacaGAATCCATAACATAGAATAAAATGTCTAAGGCAAGATAGTTTTGAAACATTGTGCaatgcaatttttatttctGACAAGACATGATGTAATTTAGGTTAGATttggaactaaaaaaaaatggtatatgTACTACAATAGACAAAATGTATAGGCAAGAAAAATAGGAGTGAAAAATCAACTTCTCTaactttgaaatattattaatcCAAGTTGCTAGGATTTCATACGAGTAACAGATACAAGAGCATGTCAGGGGTTacagttggttttttttctagaatgtCCTGGATCTTTCCATTGGTTTGAAGCGCCCaataatgtcatttttttaatctgagTGTCATTATCTGGCATGAGTATTTTAGACTCTTCAAGTGTTTGTCAAGTCAAATGGGTGTAATACAAGATAGAATTCCAGTTATTAAAGCTATATGcctgtttttatatttacaggGATACCAATGGTAGCCAATGTGATATGTTTGGAAgtgttttcaaattcatcatgtaaaaatgaaaaaaaaagaagctgttTTCATCCAAAAGTAACAAAATGaggtatttaaaataaaactcgccattataaacttttaaactcatgaaatatttaaaatatatatatatcataatagACCAtttacaaaacaaacaaatgaaaataaatcaatgaaataggtagaagaaagaaaattgccTCAAGAATGTATCACGAATCCGAGGCATATCCTAAATGTACCCTCATGCATTTGGAACATATCCATACACACCTAATATGTATCGAGTACAACTACTTTTCATTATTTCATTAGGTATACAAGGCAATGATATTTTATCAGGCAAATATAGTTATTACATATGAGCTCAATATAGATATGGACAATATATCTAAAGCATTTGTGCCTCATTGGAGGAGACTGACTTGATGGTCTCGATAGATCAATAGTTTAGTCTACACAGGATGTTTTAAGTGTGGGTATTGACAGTGCTAGAGTAAATGTAACCCTAGGGAGGTAGGAGCTCCCTTTCCATCTTTGGGAACAAGTTATACATTGAAAGACTCTTAAGGCTATGCAACATCTTTTCCAATTTAAAATTGGCTTGGAGCAATGTATATTAACCATATATAGCTCATAGAATCCCACCCCTAAATCAATGTGTGCTCTCCATGGagtttcttttctctcctcagaTACAAATCTTTGGAGAAAGGAGATTTCTAGAGTTATATAATTTTCAGCCACTGCTCTTATTAATCAAGAGTATCTAAACTGGCCAATTTAGCTAAGTAACAATAAACATGTTTCATGCACTACTAAATGCCATAGGATATTCATAACtttgtgtgtgtgcgcgcgcgcgcgcgcgcgcgcgagAGAGCAGGAACTCTATTGAAACATTTGATTATAGACTAAACTACCTATTTTATATTACATTGATTAATTCAACCTTTCAACTGAAACAAGGCCAagattaatgataaaattactcTACTTTCCATAAACATTAGTTTCAAAACAAAGGAGAAAAATTGTTCCTGCTGTTTAAGGTGATGTTTGGCACTGCGGTCCAGccgtatttttgaaaaaaaaaaaacttagcttcaaattaattttttttttgtgtttctagatcgttttgatatgttgatgtcaaaaatgaattttaaaaaataaaataaaatagaactttattttgatgcatttccaaacaaaaaacactttgaaaaataacatctaccacactctcaaacatgcACAAGGAAAAGGGCGGTTACTTCCCCTTTTACCACGTTTTGTTCTCTTTGTGACCTTCATTTAAGTCTTTTCTTTCCCATAATATGAAGAATTCTTTGGTCTCTAATAGATAATTCCATATTGTTTATTCCATATTCAATAAAgaaggtttaaaaaaatatgtaagaataacataaataataatgatgataacaacaacaacaacaacatgtcATGGaattttcttcatatttcttcacatttttagtatataaattagataattaatttatgattcaAAATCTGAGCAAAACTGCAAATTTTGCCAAAACAGCAAAATATCTGATCTCTAAACTATTTCTGTATAAAAAAGGACagaaatattaatcaagaaaacaattcatattgtttaaaaatcctttgaataaaaaaaatagcattatcATGTTTCTAATGGTGGTACATATATTTATCTACCAACATTAGgaatattacatatatatatatatatatatatatatatatatatataagctagtgtgaaaattaatctttttattttcttataaatcaaTGAAAGCTTATTTTAACTTGAATAATGCATGTGTTAAAATTACTAGTATCCTTGTGAGTGGACATAAATTAAGCACACTGGTAATACAGAAAACAAAGGGCAAAAGCAAAAAGTAAACCATCTTTATGACATGTTTTACCTAGTCCCATCTGCACTATATGCCATCATGGTGCACCAAAGTCCAGGAGCATCATAGTCCACTCTAGATCCCAAAGAATCATATAGCCAAGCTTTAATCTTCCCATCAATTgctgttgaaaaaataaactgcAAATATATACCAAGTGAGATGGATTAAAAGGTgaccaaaatgataaaaacctccaaacatgttttaaatttgtACTGATAATTTGACATCACTCTGCTAACAACATACAGCATGGATGACACTAAATTGTTAGTGAGAACCCAATACCCAGCTTCAAAAAGGAGTTTTACCTGgatattttctttgtaatggGGACACAACGAATACACAGGCGCTTCATGGccttcaaatatatattgtcTGCCTCCTGCTCCAGCATCCCAAACCTGTCATGCAGGAGGCTaccataaagaaaccattcttCCTAGTGAAAGGAAACTAATTAGCCTCTGATAATTGATACCTTAATCATCTTGTCATCACCGCATGTGACAATGCATAGTTGTTTGTTGGGATGAGCAAATGCAATATCATTCACACCACCGACATGGGCATCaatctaaaagataaaatcaggCAGTCACATGATATAATATCCAGCATGATATAGCATCCAGGATTACTGAACTTACCTCTAAATGCTGCCTCGGTTCTCCAGTTGGATTGTAAGTATATATTTGCACTATATGTTTCGAAAATGCAACACCTATACAAAGAAACAATCACTTAAACAATGCAAACAATGACATACAAAgatgacaataaaataaatcatactcaGGAAGTAGTCAAATTTAAATACAAACCAAGCATTAGTCCATCTGGCCCCCACACACATCGATTTACAGATATTGCAGCATCATTCAACAATGCTGTCTGTTAGCATGAACAAACCATTAGAAAGAAGGATCAGTccgaaagaaaaggaaaacgaaGAACAATCAGTTAAAACTCCAATTCccaattataattaattctcCTGCCAAGCAACAAGGTCACCAAAGAGCAATACCAAAAGGCGCACATTGTCACTAAACTTTTAAAGATTAGAGGATTTATGGGTGTTGACATCAACCAAAAGacagataaattaaaaattagatctATTAATATCTCCAATGAAGTTGAAACTCAAACTACCTGCAGTGGCATTGAAGAAGCAGAGAGATCCCAAACTTTGAAAGGTTTATGTGCCAACCTTTCCCGGGAGCCAACTTCCCAAAGGCTAATGTCACCAACATTTGtcccaactaaaaaatataattcaaaaggTCTGTCAACACACCAATCCTATCAAATGAAACTTaaacctttcttcttcttttttgtaaacTTGTAACATATGCTCAAATATTAACCTAGCAGGATGGTTTGATGCTGTGGATGAAAGTCCATGCTCATGACATTGGATCCTTGGTTAAGGGTCCGTACAACAGTTTTGGGAAGGTCATCTTGGGAATAGATATTGGGAGTATGTGCTATACCAGAAAAGGAAACCTGCAATACGAAACCAGATAATTATTATAGTAACAAAATGAAGGCCACTTGTACTTTAACATCAACCAAGCATGAAAATTGAActtgaggaagaaaagaaaaaaaaaagaaatttcatcTGTCTACACCTCTTCAGATTGGCCAGGGCGCATCCGCTTCATCAAGTGTTCTGAATCAGCTGACTGATAATTCATTCCTGTCATTCCTGTGGGAGTCCTTGGGTGTTTCAAGAAGGCAGCTGTGCAAATCCATGAATGATTATATAGTTTTACCAAGCTAGAAAAAGGTAAGAGCACCACAAACTACATGAGTATTAATAGCTTCACCTGCACTAGAAGGCTGCACAAGAGTAGGGGGGCCCGCTGCCACAGCAGGGTGTGGTAAAGAAGGATTATTGGCCGACATCCAACCAGCAATAGCACCCGGAGTTGGGGAAACAACAGGTTGAAAAGGCTGCATGGTGCAAGTAATTGCAAGGATTATATGAAAGCCCACAAGTGTCACTTAGGGAAGAGCAGATGCAAGAAAGAACTTACGCCATGGGCTCCAATAGGGGGGAATGCCCCAGCCTTAGGAATCGGTCCCACAAGGGGGGTGTTCGAGGGAGGAGGTGGATGAGCCCCATTAGCAGTTGTAGGAGTGCAAGAATGATCAATAAATAGAGTTTTGATGTCAGGGTTTGAACGAGGATTCTTACAAAGTTGATGCTGCCAATTAAGACTGAAagttccaaaagaaaaataagcctttgaaaaacaacttcatGACGAAGAGCTCTAAGAGCAAAAGTAAGAATCTTATACATGCCACTCAGAAACTGTAAAGGCATACCAATATGCAAGTTATCTACATAATACAAATCAGATAACAAAATTTGCCTTTTCCATGTAAGCTTATAAAAGAATATGCAAGGATAACCTCTGGTT
This window of the Populus trichocarpa isolate Nisqually-1 chromosome 13, P.trichocarpa_v4.1, whole genome shotgun sequence genome carries:
- the LOC18104205 gene encoding protein TOPLESS-RELATED PROTEIN 2 isoform X1 encodes the protein MSSLSRELVFLILQFLDEEKFKETVHKLEQESGFFFNMKHFEDQVQAGEWDEIERYLCGFTKVEDNRYSMKIFFEIRKQKYLEALDRQDRAKAVEILVKDLKVFASFNEELFKEITQLLTLDNFRQNEQLSKYGDTKSARNIMLVELKKLIEANPLFRDKLTFPPFKSSRLRTLINQSLNWQHQLCKNPRSNPDIKTLFIDHSCTPTTANGAHPPPPSNTPLVGPIPKAGAFPPIGAHGPFQPVVSPTPGAIAGWMSANNPSLPHPAVAAGPPTLVQPSSAAAFLKHPRTPTGMTGMNYQSADSEHLMKRMRPGQSEEVSFSGIAHTPNIYSQDDLPKTVVRTLNQGSNVMSMDFHPQHQTILLVGTNVGDISLWEVGSRERLAHKPFKVWDLSASSMPLQTALLNDAAISVNRCVWGPDGLMLGVAFSKHIVQIYTYNPTGEPRQHLEIDAHVGGVNDIAFAHPNKQLCIVTCGDDKMIKVWDAGAGGRQYIFEGHEAPVYSLCPHYKENIQFIFSTAIDGKIKAWLYDSLGSRVDYDAPGLWCTMMAYSADGTRLFSCGTSKEGESHLVEWNESEGSIKRTYLGFRKRSLDVVQFDTTRSHFLAAGDEFQIKFWDMDNTNMLTAVDADGGLPASPRLRFNKEGSLLAVTTSDNGIKILASSDGLRLIRMLESRAIDKSRSPSEPINSKPLIVNALGSVANVSSGLASSLERSDRIQPAVSIGNLGTMDNSRLVDVKPRISDDTDKLKSWKSDIVDSSQLKALRLPDSIVAGKVVRLIYTNSGLALLALASNAVHKLWKWQRSERNLTGKATASNAPQLWQPPSGTPMTNDINESKPAEESAACIALSKNDSYVMSASGGKVSLFNMMTFKVMTTFMSPPPAATFLAFHPQDNNIIAIGMEDSTVQIYNVRVDEVKTKLKGHQNRITGLAFSQSLNVLVSSGADAQLCVWSIDGWEKKKMRFIQAPPSRQSPLVGETRVQFHNDQAHLLVVHESQIAIYDSKLECSRSWSPKDTLAAPISSAIYSSDGFLVYTGFCDGAVGVFDADSLRIRCRIAPSAYIPSHPAGSTAYPLVIAAHPSEPNQIALGMSDGAVHVVEPSDVEMKWGGPSSQDNGTHPSNTSNPSPSGHLSELPSR